In a genomic window of Pseudodesulfovibrio sp. S3:
- a CDS encoding phage portal protein: MSESHIFTFGEPETVLKGAIFDNLGVYLWDNGRYYETPVPLTGLARLLRANAYHGPALGFKTMQVMRGFKASSALSRKAMKAMTKDYLVFENGYFQKVRNFLGEVVELKHLPAINMRRMKEPDTYCMLQIYGELVPFKQGEVLHLKSYDVTQTIYGLPEYLGAIQSMLLNEDATLFRRKYYRNGAHMGYVFYSSGDLDKADQETLKEKIKGTKGLGNFRSMFVHIPNGQKDSIQILPVGDFSTKDELKKIKDLSRDDIIAAHRMPPALACLIPQNQTGFGDIVKIDAVYQKNEIHPIQDELAEEINEVLLQRDQISFDRETENQAV, from the coding sequence ATGAGCGAATCCCATATCTTTACTTTTGGCGAGCCGGAAACGGTTCTGAAGGGCGCGATCTTTGACAATCTCGGCGTCTATTTGTGGGACAACGGGCGGTACTATGAAACCCCTGTCCCGCTGACCGGCCTGGCCCGGCTCCTGCGCGCCAACGCCTACCATGGCCCGGCCCTGGGCTTCAAAACCATGCAGGTCATGCGCGGGTTTAAGGCCTCCAGCGCGTTGAGCCGCAAGGCCATGAAGGCCATGACAAAGGACTATCTGGTCTTTGAAAATGGGTACTTCCAGAAAGTCCGCAACTTCCTTGGCGAAGTGGTCGAGCTGAAGCACCTTCCGGCCATCAACATGCGGCGCATGAAGGAACCGGACACCTATTGCATGCTCCAGATCTACGGCGAGCTGGTCCCGTTCAAGCAGGGGGAAGTGCTGCACCTGAAAAGCTATGACGTGACCCAGACCATTTATGGCCTGCCCGAGTACCTGGGCGCGATTCAGTCCATGCTCCTGAACGAGGACGCCACCCTGTTCAGGCGCAAGTATTATCGCAACGGCGCGCACATGGGCTACGTGTTTTATTCCTCCGGGGATCTCGACAAGGCCGATCAGGAGACGTTGAAGGAAAAGATCAAAGGCACCAAAGGGCTGGGCAACTTCCGGTCCATGTTCGTGCATATCCCCAACGGTCAAAAGGATTCCATTCAGATCCTGCCGGTGGGCGACTTTTCCACTAAAGACGAATTGAAGAAAATCAAGGATCTGTCGCGGGACGATATCATCGCGGCCCACCGGATGCCCCCGGCCCTGGCCTGCCTCATACCGCAGAACCAAACCGGCTTTGGCGACATCGTCAAAATCGACGCCGTGTACCAAAAAAACGAGATTCATCCCATCCAGGACGAACTGGCCGAGGAAATAAACGAGGTGCTTTTGCAGCGCGACCAAATCTCGTTTGACCGTGAAACTGAAAATCAGGCAGTGTGA
- a CDS encoding ogr/Delta-like zinc finger family protein: protein MAFRVYCPICKRVARIESSNSMSRQFKQAYCACSNPECGHTFVMNVEFSHTLSPSALSLSKELRDRIRETAPTEQGSLFSTEPMGG from the coding sequence ATGGCCTTCAGAGTATATTGTCCCATCTGCAAACGAGTCGCCCGAATCGAAAGCTCGAACTCCATGAGTCGCCAGTTCAAGCAGGCCTATTGCGCCTGCTCGAACCCGGAGTGCGGACACACGTTCGTGATGAATGTGGAGTTTTCCCACACCCTCAGTCCATCGGCCTTGTCCCTTTCCAAGGAATTGCGCGACAGGATCCGGGAGACGGCCCCCACGGAACAGGGGAGTTTGTTTTCAACGGAGCCGATGGGCGGTTGA
- a CDS encoding RelA/SpoT domain-containing protein: protein MKVSKSIRDLHSELKDYALPLGKEVSGILKDYAEQNKWSFSERVKEEISFAQKIEMGMYSSIEEIDDFYGCEIVVLNLKDIDTAKKFIYNSFNVINERPKKLVSADSFFFDGIRLYARLKERVAGPKPYSWMTFEVQIKTLLEKAWGEATHDFTYKCKEVKWGKERLVYQLKAILNHADIMFSEIETVSDICLPTASSITHDNVNNVTKWILDNWNESACPDNMKRLSETIVNLCKTYNLDFDSLKKIVAKHREINGIQEDLSIYSSILQAVFNSDHKGFWAKAGKKHHYHDLKLVIPPEVELSKEVKEKIDGTRLVPIDSLHAPPK from the coding sequence ATGAAAGTCTCTAAGTCCATACGGGATCTTCACAGCGAGCTCAAAGACTATGCACTGCCTCTTGGAAAAGAAGTCAGTGGGATTCTAAAAGACTATGCAGAACAAAATAAATGGTCTTTTTCCGAACGAGTTAAAGAAGAAATTAGTTTTGCTCAAAAAATTGAAATGGGGATGTACTCATCTATCGAGGAAATTGATGATTTTTATGGCTGCGAAATAGTTGTATTGAATCTTAAAGATATCGATACTGCTAAAAAATTCATTTACAATAGTTTCAACGTCATAAACGAAAGGCCTAAAAAACTCGTATCAGCTGATTCCTTTTTCTTTGATGGAATCAGGCTGTACGCACGACTTAAAGAAAGAGTTGCTGGGCCAAAACCATATTCATGGATGACTTTTGAAGTCCAAATAAAAACGCTTTTAGAAAAGGCCTGGGGAGAAGCTACCCACGATTTCACTTATAAATGCAAAGAGGTCAAGTGGGGAAAAGAACGTTTAGTTTACCAACTGAAAGCCATCTTGAACCATGCTGACATAATGTTTTCAGAAATTGAAACCGTCTCGGATATCTGCTTGCCAACGGCCTCATCCATTACCCATGACAACGTTAATAATGTCACCAAATGGATTCTTGATAATTGGAATGAATCCGCATGCCCTGACAATATGAAACGACTATCTGAAACCATTGTTAACTTATGTAAAACTTACAATCTAGATTTTGATTCATTAAAAAAAATTGTAGCAAAGCATAGAGAGATTAACGGTATTCAAGAAGATTTATCAATTTACTCTTCTATCCTTCAAGCGGTGTTTAACTCCGACCATAAAGGCTTTTGGGCAAAAGCCGGTAAAAAACATCACTATCATGATTTAAAACTCGTTATTCCTCCAGAAGTTGAATTATCAAAAGAGGTAAAAGAAAAAATCGATGGCACACGTTTAGTTCCAATTGACTCTCTTCATGCTCCCCCGAAGTAG
- a CDS encoding DUF262 domain-containing protein, producing MEIRREQRNQDLSWFIDMYEAEKLQLDPPYQRKSVWGPKDRKFFLDTIFSNYPCPAIYLQKEITETSVIYNVVDGKQRLQTIFLFYQNKVALPDTLSDPKLVGKKWKDIESDPTYRYKFFNYSFSVEQLQCEEDVQWDEVFNRVNTNQKTLKDQELRHARFNGWLIKRAEAEAGSKFWVDLKVSTRGRSKRMRDTEFISILMLVMLEKDFVGFPQSNLNELYVKYDFDVNELPSDEYDAEKDQDNEQEELQTVTQEDIDLFEENFKQVKEYIQEVIDYDPELMNYISKKPLTHIYSLWALVSFNLEKSKDTKNLSKMFCSLLKKGDQFSTADFEIEELPKDNSTQAAYKYHQYTTGAATEKGPRQKRHEALIEYLGWAE from the coding sequence ATGGAAATCAGAAGAGAGCAACGAAATCAGGACCTAAGCTGGTTCATTGATATGTACGAAGCAGAAAAGCTGCAACTTGATCCTCCCTACCAGCGCAAGAGTGTTTGGGGTCCGAAGGATAGAAAATTTTTCCTCGATACAATTTTCAGCAACTACCCCTGTCCTGCCATATATCTACAAAAAGAAATCACTGAGACCTCAGTTATATATAATGTTGTTGACGGAAAACAACGCCTTCAAACAATCTTCCTTTTTTATCAAAATAAAGTTGCATTGCCGGATACACTTTCTGACCCAAAGCTCGTCGGGAAAAAATGGAAAGATATAGAAAGTGACCCGACCTACCGCTACAAGTTTTTCAATTACTCTTTTTCTGTAGAACAACTTCAATGTGAGGAAGATGTTCAATGGGATGAGGTTTTTAACAGAGTTAATACAAATCAAAAAACCCTCAAGGACCAAGAGTTACGCCATGCGCGCTTCAACGGATGGCTTATAAAGAGAGCAGAAGCAGAAGCTGGTTCAAAATTCTGGGTTGATTTAAAAGTGTCTACTCGGGGAAGAAGCAAACGAATGCGCGACACTGAGTTCATCTCAATACTTATGCTCGTGATGCTTGAAAAAGACTTTGTAGGATTTCCGCAAAGCAATCTTAACGAACTGTATGTCAAATATGATTTTGACGTTAATGAATTACCCTCAGACGAATACGATGCAGAAAAAGACCAAGATAATGAGCAAGAAGAACTTCAGACAGTAACTCAAGAAGACATCGACTTGTTTGAAGAAAACTTCAAACAAGTAAAAGAATATATCCAAGAAGTTATCGATTATGACCCAGAACTAATGAATTACATAAGCAAAAAACCACTCACCCACATATACAGCTTATGGGCTTTAGTCTCATTCAACCTCGAAAAGAGTAAGGATACAAAAAACCTTAGCAAAATGTTCTGCTCGCTCCTCAAAAAAGGTGATCAATTCAGCACAGCAGACTTTGAAATTGAAGAATTACCTAAAGATAACAGTACACAAGCAGCGTATAAATACCACCAATACACCACCGGGGCCGCGACTGAAAAAGGGCCAAGACAAAAACGCCATGAAGCACTAATAGAATACCTTGGCTGGGCAGAATAA
- a CDS encoding DNA adenine methylase yields MKSPLCWVGGKSKLANQILTLIPEHKHYAEAFAGAGWVFFRKDPSKYESLNDINGDLVSFYRVLQNHLEEFCKQFKFILSSRETFTDFKEQLESGGLTDIQRAARFYYLQRHSFGGKVTGRTFGVGVDKFPPVNLIRLETELSEVHLRLTRVTVENLPWAEYIPRYDRSETFFYLDPPYYGTEHFYGRGLFSKEDFARLAELLSNLKGKFLLSLNDCPEIRETFAAFDILDTKTKYTVGGGGKTKTAGEVFIKNY; encoded by the coding sequence ATGAAAAGTCCCCTCTGTTGGGTTGGCGGCAAGTCCAAGCTCGCCAACCAGATCCTCACACTCATCCCCGAACACAAACACTACGCCGAGGCCTTCGCCGGAGCCGGTTGGGTTTTCTTTCGCAAGGATCCGAGCAAGTACGAAAGCCTGAACGACATCAACGGCGACCTGGTCAGTTTTTACCGTGTCCTGCAAAATCATCTCGAGGAGTTTTGCAAGCAGTTCAAATTTATCCTCTCCTCCAGGGAAACCTTCACCGACTTCAAAGAGCAACTGGAGTCCGGGGGCCTGACCGACATTCAACGCGCTGCGCGTTTCTACTATCTGCAGCGTCATTCCTTCGGCGGCAAGGTGACTGGTCGGACCTTTGGGGTGGGCGTGGACAAATTCCCGCCGGTCAATCTGATTCGGCTTGAAACTGAACTTTCAGAAGTCCATTTGCGCCTGACCCGTGTGACTGTGGAGAACTTGCCCTGGGCTGAGTATATCCCTCGTTACGACCGGTCTGAGACATTTTTCTATTTGGACCCACCGTATTATGGCACGGAGCATTTCTATGGCCGGGGGCTATTCAGCAAGGAAGACTTCGCCCGGCTGGCCGAGTTGTTGTCCAACCTGAAGGGGAAGTTTCTGCTGTCGCTCAACGACTGCCCTGAGATACGCGAGACATTCGCGGCCTTTGACATCTTGGACACCAAAACGAAGTACACGGTGGGAGGCGGGGGCAAGACAAAGACGGCGGGTGAGGTCTTTATTAAGAATTACTAG
- a CDS encoding N-6 DNA methylase, translating to MQNKENGRFYTPTQLALWISQRVLKKTQATEIVRILEPSCGDGVFLRSLAQNERANHFRINAVETDSNALHKAQESFPSAFFYNEDFLLWKAPTEYDIVLGNPPYINKKNLTSTQTAICKQVHIEAGLANREISNIWTSFVIKSSSLLSTHGILSFVIPTELLQVKYAQEIRNFLLNNFSRIEIISFRKLAFKALEQDTVILLAYKEANEKGFFFTEVDSIEELNSDSVQFTKHEAAENTKWTSFVLNANDLAFVNNLVAKCHPVSKYCKSVAGIVTAANNYFIVSEEVANTYSLGKYVKPIIQKGTFVNGSTRITPESFDQLRATGKPCYLLDLNGLDADKFNKGLNDYLSLGHSEKIPARYKCLKRKRWFDIPSIWKSEGFFFKRGHAYPKIIDNQADVFVTDAAYRIRMNEGLAIEGLIMSFYNSLTLLCSELFGRYYGGGVLELTPKEFRSLPLPYVAPKNNYGQFLSRFEKKDCIESFLHKNDLQILQPIDGMSNNDILRVHELYTRVKRRRLRG from the coding sequence GTGCAAAACAAAGAAAACGGACGTTTTTACACCCCCACGCAGCTCGCTTTGTGGATATCTCAACGGGTACTAAAAAAAACGCAAGCCACAGAAATAGTCCGCATTCTTGAGCCAAGCTGTGGGGATGGAGTTTTTCTACGCTCCCTGGCCCAAAATGAGCGGGCTAATCACTTCAGAATCAACGCAGTTGAGACAGACAGCAACGCTCTCCATAAAGCCCAAGAAAGTTTCCCTTCTGCTTTTTTTTACAACGAAGACTTTCTATTATGGAAAGCACCCACCGAATACGACATAGTTCTGGGTAACCCGCCTTATATTAATAAAAAAAACTTAACGTCTACCCAGACCGCTATTTGCAAACAGGTCCATATCGAAGCAGGCTTAGCAAACAGAGAAATCTCCAATATCTGGACGTCCTTTGTAATCAAATCTTCTTCGCTATTATCTACACATGGCATTCTTTCTTTTGTCATTCCGACAGAATTGCTACAAGTAAAGTACGCTCAAGAAATCAGAAACTTTTTGCTGAATAACTTCTCAAGAATTGAAATCATTTCTTTCAGAAAACTAGCCTTCAAGGCGTTAGAACAAGACACTGTAATCCTGTTGGCTTACAAGGAAGCAAATGAAAAAGGCTTCTTTTTTACGGAAGTTGACTCTATCGAAGAACTCAATTCGGACTCAGTTCAATTCACCAAGCACGAAGCTGCTGAGAACACAAAATGGACTTCATTTGTTCTGAATGCCAACGACCTTGCTTTTGTAAATAACCTCGTAGCCAAGTGTCATCCTGTATCAAAATACTGCAAGTCCGTTGCTGGAATTGTAACTGCAGCCAACAACTATTTCATAGTGTCAGAAGAAGTTGCAAATACCTATTCTCTCGGCAAATACGTTAAGCCAATTATCCAGAAAGGAACATTCGTCAATGGCTCTACCAGAATCACCCCAGAAAGCTTCGACCAATTACGGGCAACGGGAAAACCCTGCTATCTTCTTGATCTTAATGGGCTAGATGCGGACAAGTTCAATAAAGGCCTTAACGATTATCTATCGCTAGGTCATTCAGAAAAAATCCCGGCGCGCTACAAATGCCTTAAACGCAAAAGATGGTTTGACATTCCCTCAATATGGAAAAGTGAAGGATTCTTTTTCAAGCGAGGCCACGCCTATCCAAAAATCATCGACAATCAAGCAGATGTCTTTGTTACAGACGCGGCATACCGAATCAGAATGAACGAAGGACTTGCCATTGAAGGACTCATAATGTCTTTTTACAATTCCCTCACCCTTCTGTGCTCTGAACTATTCGGTCGCTACTATGGGGGCGGGGTTTTGGAGCTAACGCCCAAAGAGTTTAGAAGCCTTCCATTGCCATACGTTGCCCCGAAGAATAATTACGGGCAGTTTTTATCTAGATTTGAAAAGAAAGATTGTATAGAAAGTTTTCTACACAAAAACGATCTTCAAATCCTTCAGCCTATAGATGGAATGTCAAACAACGACATATTAAGGGTCCACGAACTATACACTCGAGTAAAACGAAGAAGACTCAGGGGATAA